From a single Brassica napus cultivar Da-Ae chromosome C9, Da-Ae, whole genome shotgun sequence genomic region:
- the LOC106383558 gene encoding glutathione S-transferase T3-like, with protein MDSYPNPNFNFVDLLQSQQESGFGLESSSFPLFGTQATEGSNFEQDSPAAAERKERRTWTPTHDAVLISAWLNTSKHPVVGNEQHSVAFWKRIAAYYSASPKIAECDKRGLNIAKSSGQNETDVLKHAHEIFFNNLKKKFTLDHCWKELRNDQKWCELSTPKLDGSSKRKKVDDGSHSATSQAFETDTAVDEQGSKRPPGVKAAKARGKKKMVDGKDLSEYQTMWVIRQQDIASKERLSKFKLLESLVAKQELADYEEVLKKKLVDELISP; from the exons ATGGATTCCTATCcaaatccaaattttaattttgttgatcTTCTTCAAAGTCAACAAGAAAGTGGGTTCGGTTTagagtcttcttcttttcctctaTTTGGCACTCAAGCTACCGAAGGTTCTAACTTCGAGCAAGATAGTCCAGCGGCTGCAGAGCGTAAGGAACGACGGACATGGACGCCTACTCATGATGCTGTTCTCATCAGCGCGTGGTTAAACACGAGCAAGCATCCGGTGGTAGGGAATGAGCAACACTCTGTTGCTTTCTGGAAGCGGATAGCTGCGTACTATTCCGCCAGTCCTAAGATCGCAGAGTGTGACAAAAGAGGCCTCAACAT AGCGAAATCTTCTGGTCAAAACGAGACTGATGTGCTCAAGCATGCCCACGAAATCTTCTTCAacaaccttaaaaaaaaattcaccctCGACCATTGTTGGAAGGAGCTTCGTAATGACCAGAAGTGGTGTGAACTCTCAACCCCTAAACTCGACGGAAGCAGCAAAAGGAAGAAGGTCGACGACGGTTCTCATTCAGCAACCTCTCAGGCGTTTGAAACCGACACTGCTGTAGATGAGCAAGGCAGCAAGCGTCCCCCTGGTGTCAAGGCTGCAAAAGCTCgtgggaagaagaagatggttgaTGGAAAGGATCTGTCTGAGTATCAGACAATGTGGGTCATCAGGCAGCAGGACATCGCATCCAAAGAAAGGCTCTCGAAGTTTAAGCTTCTCGAGAGTCTCGTTGCAAAACAAGAGCTTGCAGATTATGAAGAAGTTCTGAAGAAGAAACTCGTTGATGAGTTGATTTCTCCTTAG
- the LOC106398210 gene encoding nucleobase-ascorbate transporter 6-like: MIFFSILGKFGAVFASIPAPIIAALYCLFFAYVGAGGLSFLQFCNLNSFRTKFILGFSVFLGLSIPQYFNEYTAIKGYGPVHTGARWFNDMVNVPFCSEPFVAGVVAFFLDNTLHKKDSSIRKDRGKHWWDTFRSFKGDTRSEEFYSLPFNLNKYFPCV; this comes from the exons ATGATCTTCTTCTCTATTCTCG GAAAATTTGGAGCTGTGTTTGCGTCAATCCCAGCACCTATAATAGCTGCTTTGTACTGTCTCTTCTTTGCCTACGTAGGAGCTGGAGGTTTGAGTTTTCTTCAGTTCTGCAACTTAAACAGCTTCAGGACCAAGTTCATCTTAGGCTTCTCCGTCTTCCTCGGCTTGTCGATCCCTCAGTACTTCAATGAGTACACCGCAATCAAAGGCTATGGTCCTGTCCACACAGGCGCTCGTTGG TTCAACGATATGGTGAATGTCCCGTTCTGTTCAGAGCCTTTTGTTGCTGGCGTGGTGGCATTCTTCTTGGACAACACATTGCACAAGAAAGATTCTTCTATAAGGAAAGATAGAGGAAAGCATTGGTGGGATACGTTTAGATCTTTCAAAGGTGATACAAGAAGTGAGGAGTTCTATTCTCTTCCTTTCAATCTCAACAAATACTTCCCTTGTGTCTAG
- the LOC106397602 gene encoding putative F-box protein At1g32420, with protein sequence MKRGREYYPISRSSGSFVSIALSFVKSVFAFLIAWATQRLLPTEQRPSGSVNVPLDLMVEILKKLPAKSLVRFRCVSKQWSSIISSRRDFLDSIVTRSLAQPQRMHFIFHHCTSKPFFIFTSTYHKMADNQSIFIPALTSSCIYKYVRGLILCCSKRGFNIVIYNPTTRQALWLPDKQPLMQLYQYTYFFGYDHLENQYKVLGLPHQDMERACLVFTLTVPTATKSWRYVESIGLGHHYPINHDICINGVIYYQASTTEYGSTYVLMSFDVRFEKFNQVNAPTNHPSSLINYQGKLGIMCCKKGVEIWVMEHTDEKTQEWSKIFFYEEMVSFKDWFSSGVTRGGEIVSVHIRPVHHNRDALCVSYYDPERNSMRYEDIDGISTKELKHKDILFKGVVTDHVENTMCLY encoded by the coding sequence AtgaagagaggaagagaatATTATCCAATATCGAGGTCCTCAGGCTCTTTTGTGAGCATAGCATTATCCTTTGTAAAATCAGTATTTGCATTCCTGATCGCATGGGCGACACAACGTCTTCTTCCAACTGAGCAAAGGCCCAGCGGTAGTGTCAATGTCCCTTTGGATCTAATGGTGGAGATTCTTAAAAAACTCCCTGCAAAGTCTCTCGTGAGGTTCCGATGCGTCTCGAAGCAATGGTCGTCAATTATCAGCAGCCGCAGAGACTTCCTTGACTCAATCGTGACACGTTCTTTGGCTCAGCCGCAGCGTATGCACTTCATCTTCCATCACTGTACGAGTAAACCATTCTTCATCTTCACGTCAACTTACCATAAGATGGCTGATAACCAATCAATATTCATCCCTGCACTAACGAGTTCCTGTATTTATAAATACGTCCGCGGTTTGATTCTTTGTTGCTCAAAGCGAGGTTTTAATATTGTTATATACAACCCTACCACGAGGCAGGCCCTTTGGTTACCGGACAAGCAACCTTTGATGCAGCTATACCAGTATACTTACTTCTTTGGATACGACCATCTCGAGAATCAATACAAAGTTTTGGGCCTACCACACCAAGATATGGAGAGAGCTTGTCTAGTTTTCACATTGACAGTTCCGACGGCTACCAAAAGCTGGAGATACGTAGAATCCATTGGACTTGGACATCACTATCCAATAAATCATGATATTTGCATCAACGGGGTTATCTATTACCAAGCAAGTACTACAGAATATGGTTCGACATATGTATTGATGAGTTTTGATGTTAGGTTTGAGAAATTTAATCAGGTCAATGCTCCTACGAATCACCCTTCGAGTCTGATAAACTACCAAGGCAAGTTAGGGATCATGTGTTGCAAGAAGGGCGTGGAAATTTGGGTTATGGAGCATACTGATGAGAAGACACAAGAATGGTCCAAGATTTTCTTTTACGAGGAGATGGTAAGTTTCAAAGATTGGTTCAGCAGCGGTGTTACTCGTGGTGGTGAGATAGTTTCTGTCCATATTCGGCCCGTGCATCACAATCGTGACGCGCTATGCGTCTCATATTACGATCCAGAGCGAAACAGCATGAGATATGAAGACATAGACGGCATTAGTACCAAGGAACTAAAGCATaaagatattttgtttaaaggcgttgtcactgatcatgtcgAGAATACTATGTGTTTGTATTAA